A part of Vicia villosa cultivar HV-30 ecotype Madison, WI unplaced genomic scaffold, Vvil1.0 ctg.000643F_1_1, whole genome shotgun sequence genomic DNA contains:
- the LOC131630072 gene encoding disease resistance protein RPV1-like has protein sequence MTSFLRADSSHKRTSRPFPSRSRSRPFSSRSRSRPFSSRYRSDTRNAIHFQEQFFRDEEIKSEQEVMRKTPLKIYEVFLSFRGEDTRSSFISHLYASLQNAGINVFKDDDSLKRGNDISASLLRAIEGSQIALIVFSTNYANSQWCLDELVKIMECHGTLSQVVVLPVFYDVDPSDVRHQTGEFGKAFHSLLKRISKKEGLYRKVANAFKNVVSCLLKSKDESPSRVQRWKEALGQAAGLAGFVVLNSRNQSEVIKEIVEKTTLLLDKTDMFVANHPVGVEPRVHDMIQLLDIQPSIQQSSDVLVIGMWGMGGMGKTTIAKAIYNKIGRCFEGRSFLANIREVWEQNVGQVSLQEQILFDIYKETTTGIQNIDQGKRILKDKLCHKRVFLVLDDVNTLDQLNALCGDRQWFGSGSRIIITTRNMDLLKGNRVDKFYNMQEMDERESIELFSWHSFKQVKPKEVFIEISKNVVEYAGRLPLALEVLGSYLYGREVKEWECVLEKLKTIPNDQIQKKLRISYDGLEDDTQKDIFLDIACFFIGMDRNDVIHILNECELYPENGINILVARSLVTVDDTNKLRMHDLLRDMGREITRENSPKNPEKHSRLWFNKDVLEVLSKRTGTNVEGLALMLPRASTKCFSTKAFEKMTRLRLLQLDGVKLNDDFEYLSKNLRWLSWNGFPLTSIPTSFYLRNLVSIELENSKIKYLWNDKQTQSLEKLKILNLSHSHYLAKTPDFSKLPNLEQLILIDCPRLSEVSDTFEYNKKVLLINLEDCISLQSLPRSLYKLKSLKTLIISGCSKIDKLEEDLEQLESLTTLIANNTAITKVPFSLEKLQKIGYISLCGYEGFPSDVFPSIIKSWTSPRNNLSSIVPLNAPRSSSLELSSMFEYLPQCQCLWVKCDSKVDLSRSAKIILNALSVTDSEEMEQVHISGSETSFKPRFFQTGVNCQVTESLKEEILQGKGGSHPYCFNFNCDGSSVKFEVPIVLGRNLNTIMCVVYPSTPDNITSDDPIKSVLVINYTKATFMLFKTEALASFEDEELQSAISSIQIGNKVEFVVVSESNFVVKSTRIYLIYDGPIHKELGFIKFSLIT, from the exons ATGACTTCCTTTTTGAGAGCCGACAGCAGCCATAAACGGACGAGCAGGCCTTTCCCTTCGAGATCTCGTAGCAGGCCTTTCTCTTCGAGATCTCGTAGCAGGCCTTTCTCTTCGAGATATCGTAGTGATACTCGAAAtgccattcattttcaagaacaat tttTCAGGGATGAAGAAATAAAAAGTGAGCAAGAAGTTATGAGAAAAACACCATTAAAAATATACGAAGTTTTCCTAAGTTTCAGAGGCGAGGACACTCGTTCTTCCTTCATTTCGCATCTCTATGCTTCTCTTCAAAACGCCGGaatcaatgttttcaaggatGATGACTCGCTTAAAAGAGGAAATGACATTTCAGCTTCATTACTGCGAGCAATTGAAGGATCTCAAATTGCTCTGATAGTTTTTTCGACAAACTATGCGAATTCGCAATGGTGTCTGGATGAGTTGGTGAAGATAATGGAGTGTCACGGAACACTGAGTCAGGTGGTGGTGCTGCCGGTTTTCTATGATGTAGATCCTTCTGATGTTCGTCACCAAACTGGTGAGTTTGGAAAGGCATTTCATAGTCTTTTGAAGAGGATTTCAAAAAAGGAAGGACTCTATAGAAAGGTTGCAAATGCCTTTAAAAATGTTGTGAGCTGTTTGTTAAAGAGTAAAGACGAGTCTCCTAGTCGAGTTCAGAGATGGAAAGAAGCCCTTGGTCAAGCAGCCGGACTTGCAGGGTTTGTAGTTCTAAATTCCAG gaaTCAAAGTGAGGTTATCAAGGAAATTGTTGAAAAAACTACACTTTTGCTAGACAAGACAGACATGTTTGTTGCCAATCATCCCGTGGGAGTTGAACCTCGGGTGCATGATATGATTCAACTGTTAGACATCCAACCGTCCATCCAACAATCAAGTGATGTTCTAGTAATAGGCATGTGGGGTATGGGAGGAATGGGAAAAACCACCATTGCAAAAGCCATTTATAATAAAATTGGCCGTTGTTTTGAAGGTAGGAGCTTCCTTGCAAATATTAGGGAAGTTTGGGAACAAAATGTTGGACAAGTGTCTTTACAAGAACAAATTCTCTTTGATATCTATAAAGAAACAACAACAGGGATACAAAACATTGACCAAGGAAAACGTATATTAAAGGATAAACTTTGCCATAAAAGAGTATTTCTCGTACTTGATGATGTGAATACATTGGATCAATTGAATGCTTTATGTGGAGATCGGCAATGGTTTGGTTCAGGTAGTAGAATAATTATCACAACTAGAAATATGGATTTACTTAAAGGGAATAGAGTGGATAAATTTTACAATATGCAAGAAATGGATGAAAGAGAATCAATTGAGCTTTTCAGTTGGCACTCGTTCAAGCAAGTGAAACCTAAAGAAGTTTTTATTGAAATTTCCAAAAATGTTGTTGAGTATGCTGGGAGATTGCCACTAGCTTTAGAAGTTCTTGGGTCGTATTTGTATGGTAGGGAGGTAAAAGAGTGGGAGTGTGTATTGGAAAAACTCAAAACAATCCCAAATGATCAAATTCAGAAGAAGTTAAGAATAAGTTACGATGGTTTGGAGGATGACACTCAGAAGGATATATTTCTTGATATAGCTTGTTTCTTTATTGGCATGGACCGAAATGAtgttatacatatattaaatgaatgTGAACTTTATCCAGAAAATGGAATAAATATCCTTGTGGCGCGAAGTCTTGTGACAGTTGATGATACAAACAAACTTAGAATGCATGATTTGCTGCGAGATATGGGAAGAGAAATCACCCGTGAAAATTCACCCAAAAATCCAGAAAAGCATAGCAGGTTGTGGTTTAATAAAGATGTTCTTGAGGTATTATCAAAACGAACT GGAACAAATGTTGAAGGACTTGCTTTGATGTTGCCAAGAGCTAGTACAAAATGTTTTAGTACTAAGGCATTTGAGAAAATGACCAGACTCAGATTGCTTCAACTTGATGGAGTAAAACTTAATGATGACTttgaatatctttcaaaaaatttGAGATGGCTTTCTTGGAATGGTTTTCCTTTAACATCTATACCTACAAGCTTTTATCTAAGAAATTTAGTTTCTATTGAGTTAGAAAACAGCAAAATCAAATATCTGTGGAATGACAAACAAACCCAG AGTCTAGAGAAACTAAAAATTCTCAATCTTAGTCATTCTCATTATCTCGCAAAGACTCCCGACTTTTCAAAGTTACCTAATCTTGAACAATTAATACTCATTGATTGTCCAAGGTTGTCTGAAGTTTCCGATACttttgaatataataaaaaggttctTCTGATAAATTTGGAAGATTGTATCAGCCTTCAAAGTCTTCCAAGAAGTCTCTATAAACTGAAATCTCTAAAAACTCTCATCATTTCTGGATGTTCAAAGATTGACAAGTTGGAGGAGGATTTGGAACAGTTGGAATCATTAACCACCCTCATTGCAAATAACACTGCAATAACAAAAGTACCATTTTCGTTAGAAAAGTTACAAAAAATTGGATATATTTCTTTGTGCGGCTATGAAGGATTCCCAAGTGATGTGTTTCCATCTATCATCAAGTCTTGGACATCACCAAGAAATAATCTCTCATCCATTGTGCCTCTCAATGCACCTCGTAGTAGTTCCCTCGAGTTATCATCAATGTTTGAGTACCTTCCACAATGTCAATGTCTATGGGTGAAATGTGATTCAAAAGTTGATCTTTCTCGAAgcgcaaaaataattttaaatgctTTATCTGTCACAGATTCTGAAGAAATGGAACAAGTTCACATTTCAGGTTCAGAAACTTCCTTCAAACCTCGGTTTTTTCAAACTGGAGTGAATTGCCAAGTAACAGAAAGTCTAAAAGAGGAAATTTTACAG GGTAAGGGCGGGAGTCATCCATACTGCTTTAACTTCAACTGTGATGGTTCTTCTGTGAAATTTGAAGTTCCTATAGTGTTAGGGCGTAACTTGAACACAATTATGTGTGTTGTCTATCCTTCAACCCCGGATAACATAACATCAGATGACCCTATTAAAAGTGTGTTGGTGATAAATTACACAAAGGCCACCTTTATGCTTTTTAAGACCGAGGCATTAGCATCATTTGAAGATGAGGAGTTGCAGAGTGCAATATCAAGTATTCAAATTGGTAATAAAgtggaatttgttgttgtttctgAGAGCAATTTCGTTGTAAAGAGTACAAGAATTTATCTCATATATGATGGACCAATTCACAAAGAACTTGGTTTCATTAAATTTTCTTTGATCACTTGA